One Phaseolus vulgaris cultivar G19833 chromosome 4, P. vulgaris v2.0, whole genome shotgun sequence DNA window includes the following coding sequences:
- the LOC137836680 gene encoding putative disease resistance RPP13-like protein 1, with product MAAELVGGALLSAFLQVSFDKLASAQLLDFFRGRKLDEKLLGNLNIMLHSINALADDAELKQFTDPHVKAWLFAVKEAVFDAEDLLGEIDYELTRCQVQAQYEPQTFTYKVSNFFNSTFTSFNKKIESEMKEVLEKLEYLANQKGALGLKECTYSGDGSGSKVPSSSLVAESVIYGRDADKDIIINWLTSETDNPNQPPILSIVGMGGLGKTTLAQHVYSDPKMEDAKFDIKAWVCVSDHFHVLTVTRTILEAITNQNDDNGNLEMVHKKLKEKLLGKRFLLVLDDVWNERPTEWEAVRTPLRYGAPGSRILVTTRSEKVASSMRSEVHLLKQLGKDECWKVFENHALKDGDLELNDELMKVGRRIVKKCKGLPLALKTIGCLLSTKSSISDWKNILVSDIWELPKEHSEIIPALFLSYRHLPSHLKRCFACCALFPKDYLFVKEELIFLWMAQNFLLSPQHIRDPEEIGEEYFNDLLSRCFFNQSSFVGRFVMHDLLNDLAKYVCADFCFRLKYDKRQCIPKTTRHFSFKFRDVKSFDGFESLTDAKRLRSFLPISETWVAWWHFKISIHDLFSKIKFIRMLSFSGCSFLREVPDSVGDLKHLHSLDLSWCTKIKKIPDSICLLYNLLILKLSFCSMLEEFPLNLHKLTKLRCLGFEDTKVRKMPMHFGELKNLQVLSMFFVDKNSELSTKQLGELGGLNLHGRLSINDVQNIGNPLDALKANLKDKRLVELVLQWKWNHVTDDPKKEKEVLQNLQPSNHLETLSILNYNGTEFPSWEFDNSLSNLVFLKLANCKYCLCLPPLGLLSSLKTLKISGLDGIVSIGAEFYGSNSSFASLERLIFSNMKEWEEWECKTTYFPRLEWLYVGGCAKLKGTKVVVSDELRISGNSMDTSHTDGGSDSLTIFPLHFFPKLRSLQLKWCHHIERISQEYAHNHLIEIRIFYCLQFKSFLFPKPMQILFPSLTKLEITVCPQVELFPDGGLPLNIKHISLSSLKVIASLRDNLDPNTSLQTLSIENLEVECFPDEVLLPRSLTSLQVRWCPNLKKMHYKGLCHLSSLSLDLCLSLECLPAEGLPKSISSLKILICPLLGKRCRNPDGEDWGKIAHIQKLDIRS from the coding sequence ATGGCAGCAGAACTTGTTGGTGGTGCTCTTCTTTCGGCCTTTCTTCAGGTTTCATTCGACAAGCTCGCTTCTGCTCAACTTCTGGACTTCTTTCGTGGAAGAAAACTTGATGAGAAGCTCCTCGGTAATTTGAACATCATGCTGCACTCCATCAACGCTCTAGCTGATGATGCTGAACTAAAGCAGTTCACAGATCCACACGTCAAAGCATGGCTTTTTGCTGTCAAAGAGGCTGTCTTTGATGCAGAGGATCTTTTGGGTGAAATAGACTATGAACTCACCAGATGCCAAGTCCAAGCTCAATACGAACCTCAAACCTTTACTTACAAGGTATCAAATTTCTTCAACTCTACTTTCACTTCATTTAACAAGAAAATTGAATCAGAGATGAAAGAAGTCCTGGAGAAACTAGAATATCTTGCAAACCAAAAGGGTGCTCTTGGTTTGAAGGAGTGTACTTATTCTGGTGATGGATCAGGTAGTAAAGTGCCATCATCTTCTTTGGTGGCTGAAAGTGTTATTTATGGCAGAGATGCTGACAAAGATATAATCATTAATTGGCTCACATCTGAAACTGACAATCCTAACCAGCCACCAATACTTTCCATTGTGGGCATGGGTGGGTTGGGTAAGACCACCCTAGCCCAGCATGTGTACAGTGATCCTAAGATGGAAGATGCAAAATTTGATATCAAAGCATGGGTTTGTGTTTCTGatcattttcatgttttgaCCGTGACAAGAACAATTCTTGAGGCAATCACAAATCAAAATGATGACAATGGGAACCTAGAAATGGTTCACAAAAAactgaaagaaaaattgttagGAAAGAGATTTCTTCTTGTTTTGGATGATGTTTGGAACGAAAGACCAACAGAATGGGAAGCTGTGCGAACTCCTCTTAGGTACGGGGCTCCAGGAAGTAGAATTCTTGTCACAACTCGCAGTGAGAAAGTTGCTTCTAGCATGAGGTCTGAAGTGCATCTTCTAAAGCAATTAGGAAAGGATGAAtgctggaaagtttttgaaaatcatgCATTAAAAGATGGTGATCTTGAATTGAATGATGAGTTAATGAAGGTTGGTAGAAGAATAGTTAAGAAGTGCAAGGGATTACCTCTAGCTCTCAAAACAATTGGATGTCTTTTGAGCACAAAGTCATCCATTTCAGATTGGAAGAACATATTGGTAAGTGACATATGGGAGTTACCAAAAGAACACAGTGAAATTATTCCTGCGTTATTTTTGAGCTATCGCCATCTTCCTTCTCATCTTAAAAGGTGCTTTGCTTGTTGTGCCTTATTCCCCAAAGATTATTTGTTTGTGAAGGAGGAGTTAATTTTTTTGTGGATGGCCCAAAATTTTCTACTGAGTCCACAACATATTAGAGATCCAGAAGAAATTGGTGAAGAGTACTTCAATGATCTACTGTCAAGGTGTTTTTTTAACCAATCAAGCTTCGTAGGGCGTTTCGTCATGCATGACCTTCTGAATGATTTGGCAAAATATGTATGTGCGGATTTCTGTTTCAGGTTGAAATATGATAAACGCCAATGTATACCGAAAACAACCCgtcatttttcatttaaattcCGTGACGTGAAAAGTTTTGATGGTTTTGAGAGTTTAACTGATGCTAAAAGACTTCGTTCATTTCTTCCTATCTCAGAAACTTGGGTAGCTTGGTGGCATTTCAAGATTTCGATACATGATTTGTTTTCCAAGATTAAGTTTATACGCATGTTATCTTTTAGTGGTTGTTCATTCCTTAGAGAGGTCCCGGATTCTGTAGGTGATCTTAAACATCTCCATTCGTTAGATCTTTCGTGGTGTACTAAGATAAAAAAGATACCTGACTCGATATGTTTGCTCTATAACTTACTAATATTGAAGTTGAGCTTTTGTTCAATGTTGGAGGAGTTTCCCTTAAATTTGCATAAGCTTACCAAATTGCGTTGCCTGGGATTTGAAGATACAAAAGTGAGAAAGATGCCAATGCATTTTGGAGAATTGAAGAATCTTCAAGTACTAAGTATGTTTTTCGTGGATAAAAACAGTGAGCTAAGTACTAAGCAACTGGGCGAATTGGGAGGACTCAATCTTCATGGAAGGCTATCAATCAATGACGTGCAGAATATTGGGAATCCTTTGGATGCATTAAAAGCAAATTTGAAAGATAAACGTCTTGTGGAGCTAGTATTACAATGGAAGTGGAACCACGTCACTGATGAtccaaagaaagaaaaggaagtaCTTCAGAATCTACAACCTTCCAATCACTTGGAGACTTTGTCAATCTTGAACTACAATGGTACAGAATTCCCAAGTTGGGAATTCGATAATTCGTTATCAAATCTGGTGTTCTTAAAGTTGGCGAACTGTAAATACTGCCTATGTTTGCCTCCCCTTGGACTTTTGTCATCACTGAAGACCCTTAAAATTAGTGGGCTTGATGGAATAGTGAGCATTGGTGCTGAATTTTATGGGAGCAACTCTTCGTTTGCATCCTTGGAGAGGCTGATATTCTCCAATATGAAGGAATGGGAAGAATGGGAGTGTAAAACTACTTATTTTCCACGTCTTGAATGGCTTTATGTGGGTGGATGTGCGAAACTGAAAGGTACGAAAGTAGTTGTTAGTGATGAGCTCAGAATTAGCGGAAACAGTATGGACACATCGCATACTGATGGAGGCAGCGACTCTCTTACAATCTTTCCACTACATTTCTTTCCAAAGCTCCGTTCTCTTCAACTGAAATGGTGCCACCACATAGAAAGAATTTCACAGGAGTACGCTCATAATCATCTCATAgaaataagaattttttattgCCTTCAATTTAAATCATTCCTGTTTCCCAAACCCATGCAAATCCTGTTTCCGTCTCTTACCAAGCTGGAGATAACTGTGTGTCCACAAGTGGAGTTGTTCCCAGATGGAGGTTTGccattaaatataaaacatatttcTCTTTCATCTTTAAAAGTTATCGCCTCCTTGAGAGACAACTTGGATCCCAACACATCTCTTCAAACCTTGTCTATTGAAAATTTGGAGGTGGAGTGTTTTCCCGATGAAGTTTTGCTGCCACGCTCTCTCACCTCTCTACAAGTCCGTTGGTGTCCAAATCTTAAAAAGATGCACTACAAGGGTCTCTGCCACCTCTCCTCTCTCTCACTTGATCTTTGTCTCAGCCTTGAATGCTTACCAGCGGAGGGTCTCCCCAAATCCATCTCTTCTCTTAAAATCTTGATTTGTCCATTGCTGGGGAAGCGTTGTCGGAATCCAGATGGCGAAGACTGGGGAAAGATTGCTCACATCCAAAAACTGGATATTCGATCATAA